A window from Cryptomeria japonica chromosome 1, Sugi_1.0, whole genome shotgun sequence encodes these proteins:
- the LOC131066136 gene encoding alpha-glucan phosphorylase, H isozyme-like, with protein MSAEERKKVVPQTIMIGGKAFATYTQAKRIVKLVNDVGAVVNNDPDIGDLLKVVFILNYNVSVAEILIPGSELSQRISTAGIEASGTSNMKFALNGCLIIGTLDGANVEIREEIGKDNFFLFGAEAHDVPKLRKEREQGLFVPDPRFEEAKNFVKSRAFGVVIYTTSFVKCTRD; from the coding sequence ATGAGTGCAGAGGAACGAAAGAAAGTAGTGCCCCAGACTATTATGATTGGTGGGAAAGCATTTGCAACATATACCCAGGCTAAAAGGATTGTGAAGCTTGTGAATGATGTAGGAGCTGTTGTGAACAATGACCCAGATATTGGGGATCTTTTAAAGGTGGTCTTTATCCTAAACTACAACGTGTCAGTTGCAGAAATTCTAATTCCAGGAAGTGAGCTATCTCAGCGTATCAGTACAGCTGGAATAGAGGCAAGTGGCACTAGCAACATGAAATTTGCATTGAATGGGTGTCTGATAATTGGTACACTTGATGGTGCAAACGTAGAAATCAGAGAAGAGATAGGCAAAGATAATTTTTTCTTGTTTGGTGCTGAAGCCCATGATGTACCAAAGCTACGAAAAGAGAGAGAACAAGGCCTGTTTGTTCCTGACCCTCGTTTTGAGGAGGCAAAGAATTTTGTAAAAAGCCGTGCTTTTGGGGTTGTTATCTATACCACAAGTTTTGTAAAGTGCACAAGAGACTAG